AATTATTCACCTTTTCAATGTTATCACTACCGCCAAAAGCTTCTAGATAAATAGCAGCTTGTTCTGTATACTGATTCGCACCAGCAATAGCAACATCACCCAAAGTTCCTGCTTTTTTCGCTTCTTTGTACTCTTTTTTACTATATAATTTAACTTCTTGCTCTTCTTCTCTTCCAGGCGTAGCAAAATTAAATTTCAAAATCAATGCCCGAAAAACGATAAAATAAATCAAGGTAAATGATAGACCTATCAGCAATTGGGTAAAAATCATCCCTTTATGATTAGCAAACAACGGAATCCAGTTCTTCGCTAATAAATCGATAAACCCGCCTCCCATATCTCCAACTACGCCGAAGAAAAACATCGTTGCAGCCATTGTTGCAGCTAACACAGCATGTAAAACAAATAACGGGGGTGCTACAAACAGGAAGGTAAATTCTAATGGTTCCGTTATACCAGCCAACACAGCTGTTAAGGTCACAGGGATCAAAATCGCTAATACTTTTTTCCGCTTATCAGGTTTCGCTGTGAAGTAAAAGGCTGCTGCAATTCCTGGTGAGGCAAAGATTTTCGAATTACCATGTAACGCAAAACCGCCTTGTGGGAATAATTGTTTGATTGGTGTTGTGGTTTGCGCATATTCATTCAAGTGAGCCATCCAGTATTTGGTAATACCATTTTCAACAACAGCTGGACCAAAGACAAACGGCGTATAAATGAAATGATGTAGTCCTGTAGGAATCAAAATTCTTTCTAAAAAAGTATACAACCAAACGCCAAAAGTTCCCGCACTTGCTAAGAAAGTCTGCATCGATCCGATTCCCATTTGAATTTTCGGCCAAATGAGACAAATTAGAAAAGCAATCGGCAACATTGCGAAAAATCCTAAAATCGCAATCAATGAAGAACCTTGAAAAATCCCTAAGAAATCCGGCAATTTGGTATCAAAGTAACGATTATGCAACCAAACTACGATTGCCGAAATAAAAATCGCTCCAATAATTCCAGTATCTAAGGTTTTGATACCAGCAATCATTTTCATACCGCTCTCCCCGCCAACTTCTTGGGCAAAATCAACACCAAAGAATGAACCAAAATAGGCCAACATGCTGCTAATAAAATAATTACACGTCAGATAAATAACAAATGCTTCCATTGCTGCTCGAGCATTGGCTTTTTTAGCCAAACCAATCGGTAAACCGATAACAAATAATAATTCCATTTGATTGAATACCGTCCAAGCCCCACTTTCTAAAACAGACCAAATCCCATACCAAACGGTTCCTTCATTTGCAATACTTCCGACGATCATCGGATTTTTGAAAATGATCGCCAGCGCTACCATAATACCCGAAAAAGAAAATAATAATACCGGAGTAAACATTGCTCCTCCAAACCGCTGCACTTTTTCCATCACTAGTGAAACACCCTCCTTCTGTGTATTTGTTTTACACGTTATTTATACCACCCTGAGAATGCGCTTTCAATCCTTATCAAACCTTTTGGGAAGCTAGTTAGTAACAAGAGAAAAAGTGTCAACCAGTGGGAAAATTACCAAAAAAAAACAAAAATGATCACACAACAAAAAAAGTTTCATAAAACGTCTGACAAATACTAGACATCTTATGAAACTTGATATACGTTTACTTTCTCTTATGCTTTTTCAATTCAGGAAAACTTCCTGTACTTTTAAAAATCCGTTGTTCATCTTCATTGGCAAATCGGCCCAATACAGAGTGTGTAGGGATAATATTCATAAAGGCATTCTCATCTACGGCATAAACGATTTGCTCCAAATCATACAATTCATAGCGTGTGATCACCATCATGATCATTCGTCCTTCAACACCAGAATAACCTCCCATTGACGGAAGCAACGTCATTCCTCGAATCATCTGTTTTGAAATTGCTTGTGTCACAATTTCTGGTTGAACTGTTACGATCATCGCCGTTATCTTTTGATGGCTTGTATGAATCGTATCAACCACTTGGGTCATACAGTAAATTGAAATAATCGTATATAGGGCACTTTCCCAATCAAACACAAATCCTGCGATTGCCACAATGATACCATTTAACATAAACATATAATTGCCAACCGTTTTACCAGTTGTTTTCGATAACACCAATGAAATAACATCCATTCCACCAGTAGTAAATCCCATTTTAAGTGACAATCCCGCACCGATTCCAATCAATACACCACCAGCGATTGCATTCATCAAAGGATTGGTTGTAATGACATCGATCGGAATCAAAATCGTCGTTAAGGAAACCCAAGCTACATTTAAAAAGCTGTAAATCGTTGATTCTTTCCCAAGCTTCATAAAGCCTAAAACAAAAATCGGAATATTTAGTAACAAAATAAAAAGACCCGTATCTATCGTGATCCCTAGATGTGTATGCAATAACGTTGCGATAATTTGCGCAACTCCATTCATTCCAGCAGAAAAAACTTTTGCAGGAATCAAAAAAAAGTTCAAGCTGATTGCTACTAAAATTCCGGTAACAAAAATCACAGCAAACTTTTTCAATGTCTCACTTTTTTTATATGAAATAACCCACTTACTCATCCAAAACCTCCCAATCTTCTGAAAAGCTATAGCTATTCTTTCCAGACTTATGCTTTAATTTCTAACATAAGATCCCACGCATTAGAATAACAGGTTGCTCAATAAAAGAAAAGAAAAAAAGATGAAAATGAGGATTATTTTATTCTTGCGAACGTCTCCTTTAGTCCGCCTATAGCTCTTGACTTACCTCTCTTGTCAAAAATGCTTTTTATACTTGTTTCTTCCCCATTTAATGGTACTATAAAAGTAAGAAATAATGAGAGGAGATACGCAAATGGCGGCAAAAGAAGCAAGTTTTGATGTAACATCAGAAATGAATATGGAAGAAGTCAAAAACTCGATCCAAATCGCAATGAAAGAAATCAAAAATCGTTTTGACTTTAAAGGATCGATCGCAGATATAAAGTTAGAAAACAATAAATTAGTTGTGGTCGCAGAAGATGATTATAAAATCGAGCAAGTAAAAGACGTCTTGTTCAGTAAGTTAGTCAAACGCGCAGTACCTATCAAAAATATTCACTTTTCAACAAGTGAAAAAGCTCTTGGAGGAGCCTCACGTCAATACGGTGATTTGATTAGCGGAATCGACAAAGACAATGCTAAAAAGATCAATGTTGCAATCAAAAATTCTGGTATTAAAGTCAAATCACAGATTCAAGAAGATCAAATCAGAGTCACTGGCAAAAGTCGAGATGACTTGCAAAAAGTAATTGCTTTGCTTAGAAATTTAGACTTACCTGTAGAGTTGCAATTTACAAATTTCCGTTAATACAAAAGCATAATGAGCCGAAAGAAACTTTTTTCCTAGCTTATTATGCTTTTTATTTTCGTTTATTCACTCAAAAAATCAGACAATGACTGAGCGTTTTTTCCACTATTCAGACCAACGATCAATCGAATTCGCGCTTTTGGTCCATTTAGTCCTCTAGAAAAAATGATTCCCATTTTCTTTAAGTTAACGCCACCACCCTCGTAATCATAAATATCTTCGGCGATTCCATTGGAGCAGCGGGAAACTAAAACAATCGGAATTTTTCTAGCTAAAAGCCTCTTTAGCGCAGGCAATGTTTCAGGTGGAAGATTACCTGCACCTAAAGCCTCTATCACAATACCATCTGTTTGATCATTATCTACTAGATCAAACAAACTTCCATCCATGCCAGCATAAGCTTTGATCACGTAGACTTCTCCACTGACATTTTGAATATCACAAACTTCTTGCGGGCGCACTTCACTAGCGAAAAAAGTACGCTCCTTAGAAACCATACCGATAGGACCAAATGTCGGTGTGCGAAATGTCGCAACATTTGTCGTATGAGTTTTTGTCACATAGCGCGCTGTGTGAATTTCATCATTCATCACAACAAGCACACCTCTCCCATATGATTCATCTGAACTGGCTGTCCAAACTGCA
This sequence is a window from Enterococcus sp. 7F3_DIV0205. Protein-coding genes within it:
- a CDS encoding YajQ family cyclic di-GMP-binding protein; translation: MAAKEASFDVTSEMNMEEVKNSIQIAMKEIKNRFDFKGSIADIKLENNKLVVVAEDDYKIEQVKDVLFSKLVKRAVPIKNIHFSTSEKALGGASRQYGDLISGIDKDNAKKINVAIKNSGIKVKSQIQEDQIRVTGKSRDDLQKVIALLRNLDLPVELQFTNFR
- a CDS encoding alpha-glucoside-specific PTS transporter subunit IIBC, with the translated sequence MMEKVQRFGGAMFTPVLLFSFSGIMVALAIIFKNPMIVGSIANEGTVWYGIWSVLESGAWTVFNQMELLFVIGLPIGLAKKANARAAMEAFVIYLTCNYFISSMLAYFGSFFGVDFAQEVGGESGMKMIAGIKTLDTGIIGAIFISAIVVWLHNRYFDTKLPDFLGIFQGSSLIAILGFFAMLPIAFLICLIWPKIQMGIGSMQTFLASAGTFGVWLYTFLERILIPTGLHHFIYTPFVFGPAVVENGITKYWMAHLNEYAQTTTPIKQLFPQGGFALHGNSKIFASPGIAAAFYFTAKPDKRKKVLAILIPVTLTAVLAGITEPLEFTFLFVAPPLFVLHAVLAATMAATMFFFGVVGDMGGGFIDLLAKNWIPLFANHKGMIFTQLLIGLSFTLIYFIVFRALILKFNFATPGREEEQEVKLYSKKEYKEAKKAGTLGDVAIAGANQYTEQAAIYLEAFGGSDNIEKVNNCATRLRITVKDEGIVLPDSVFKEGGAHGVVRSGTAFQVIVGLDVPQVREQFENLLALGNETQPNE
- a CDS encoding YitT family protein, with product MSKWVISYKKSETLKKFAVIFVTGILVAISLNFFLIPAKVFSAGMNGVAQIIATLLHTHLGITIDTGLFILLLNIPIFVLGFMKLGKESTIYSFLNVAWVSLTTILIPIDVITTNPLMNAIAGGVLIGIGAGLSLKMGFTTGGMDVISLVLSKTTGKTVGNYMFMLNGIIVAIAGFVFDWESALYTIISIYCMTQVVDTIHTSHQKITAMIVTVQPEIVTQAISKQMIRGMTLLPSMGGYSGVEGRMIMMVITRYELYDLEQIVYAVDENAFMNIIPTHSVLGRFANEDEQRIFKSTGSFPELKKHKRK
- a CDS encoding asparaginase, translated to MKTILVLHTGGTISMSREADGNVTTNHTNPLLNQEELLAGKVNLVVEPIFNIPSPHMTLERMLELKQRIQKAYTEKIDGVVITHGTDTLEETAYFLDITLEHKIPVVLTGAMRSSNEIGTDGLYNFISAVWTASSDESYGRGVLVVMNDEIHTARYVTKTHTTNVATFRTPTFGPIGMVSKERTFFASEVRPQEVCDIQNVSGEVYVIKAYAGMDGSLFDLVDNDQTDGIVIEALGAGNLPPETLPALKRLLARKIPIVLVSRCSNGIAEDIYDYEGGGVNLKKMGIIFSRGLNGPKARIRLIVGLNSGKNAQSLSDFLSE